One segment of Venenivibrio stagnispumantis DNA contains the following:
- the rplO gene encoding 50S ribosomal protein L15, whose amino-acid sequence MKLHELKPNKGATHRKKRVGRGIGSGHGKTATRGYKGQTSRSGDSKMPARFEGGQTPFLMRIPKRGFKNPNKKEYEIVNLKVLEEKFSANDEVNPEILVQKGIIKSGECVKILGDGELTKPLNVKAHAFSKSAEEKIKAAGGSAEKLS is encoded by the coding sequence ATGAAATTACATGAGCTTAAACCAAATAAAGGTGCTACCCATAGAAAAAAAAGAGTTGGTAGAGGTATAGGTTCCGGACACGGAAAAACTGCTACCAGAGGATACAAAGGACAGACATCAAGATCCGGCGATTCTAAAATGCCTGCAAGATTTGAAGGTGGACAAACGCCATTTTTAATGAGAATACCAAAAAGAGGATTTAAAAATCCAAATAAAAAAGAGTATGAAATAGTAAATTTAAAAGTATTGGAAGAAAAATTTTCCGCTAATGATGAAGTTAATCCTGAAATTCTTGTTCAAAAAGGAATTATAAAATCAGGAGAATGTGTAAAAATATTAGGTGATGGAGAACTTACAAAACCATTGAATGTAAAAGCCCATGCATTTTCTAAATCAGCAGAAGAAAAAATAAAAGCAGCAGGTGGTTCTGCTGAAAAACTCTCTTAA
- a CDS encoding adenylate kinase translates to MGKILIFLGPPGAGKGTQSQFLKDRDNFIQISTGDILREAVKNGTELGKKAKSYMDTGQLVPDEIIIGIIEEKLKELSDKNIIFDGFPRTLNQAESLDKLLNQIGKKIDAVILFEIPDEEVIRRLSGRRIDPKTGTVYHIEFSPPPKDVEVIQRDDDKEEVIKKRLEVYHSQTAPLIDYYSKKNILYKIDATLPPEEVYKKIKSVL, encoded by the coding sequence ATGGGTAAAATTTTGATATTTCTTGGGCCTCCCGGAGCAGGAAAAGGAACCCAATCTCAATTTTTAAAAGATAGAGATAATTTTATTCAGATTTCCACGGGAGATATATTGAGAGAAGCAGTAAAGAATGGAACAGAACTTGGCAAAAAAGCAAAATCTTATATGGATACAGGTCAGCTTGTTCCTGATGAAATTATCATTGGGATAATTGAAGAAAAATTAAAAGAGTTATCAGATAAAAATATCATTTTTGATGGATTTCCAAGAACTCTAAACCAAGCAGAAAGCTTAGATAAACTATTAAATCAAATCGGAAAAAAAATAGATGCAGTTATATTATTTGAGATACCGGATGAAGAAGTTATAAGAAGATTGTCAGGAAGAAGAATAGACCCAAAAACAGGAACTGTATATCATATAGAGTTTTCACCACCTCCTAAGGATGTAGAAGTTATTCAAAGGGATGATGATAAAGAGGAAGTTATCAAAAAAAGATTAGAAGTATATCATTCCCAAACAGCTCCACTCATTGATTATTATTCTAAAAAGAATATCTTATATAAAATTGATGCTACTTTACCGCCAGAAGAAGTTTACAAAAAAATAAAATCTGTGTTATAA
- the map gene encoding type I methionyl aminopeptidase, with the protein MIELKTKEEIEKLRYSNKIVAEILEYLKGQIKPGITGIDIDKLAIEECKKRAVKPAFLGLYGFPAAVCVSINEEVVHGVPKNRIIKEGDLVSIDFGVVVDGWYGDAAITVAVGEISDRKKRLLEGVEKALMAGIEQCYPGKNVKDISKAIEETLRSYKLAPICEYGGHGIGRKPHEEPHVSNCLFNSEDVVLKEGMVLAIEPMATLGSNKIRKLKDNWTVVTVDKSFAAHFEHSVAITENGPDILSKL; encoded by the coding sequence ATGATAGAACTTAAAACCAAAGAAGAAATTGAGAAATTAAGATATAGTAATAAAATAGTTGCTGAGATTTTAGAGTATCTAAAAGGGCAAATAAAACCCGGAATTACCGGTATAGATATTGATAAATTGGCAATTGAAGAATGTAAAAAAAGAGCTGTAAAGCCTGCTTTTTTAGGTTTATATGGTTTTCCTGCAGCTGTTTGTGTTTCTATAAATGAAGAAGTTGTGCATGGTGTTCCTAAGAATAGGATAATAAAAGAAGGTGATTTGGTAAGTATAGATTTTGGCGTTGTTGTAGATGGTTGGTATGGAGATGCGGCAATTACCGTGGCTGTTGGCGAAATTAGCGATAGAAAAAAACGCCTATTAGAAGGCGTAGAAAAGGCTCTGATGGCAGGGATAGAGCAATGCTATCCCGGAAAGAATGTAAAAGATATATCTAAAGCCATAGAAGAGACTTTAAGAAGTTATAAATTGGCTCCTATTTGTGAATACGGTGGACATGGAATAGGAAGAAAACCTCACGAAGAGCCACATGTTTCTAACTGTTTATTTAATAGTGAAGATGTGGTATTAAAAGAAGGAATGGTTCTTGCAATAGAGCCAATGGCAACCCTTGGTAGTAATAAAATAAGAAAATTGAAAGATAACTGGACTGTAGTAACAGTTGATAAAAGTTTTGCTGCTCATTTTGAGCATTCTGTGGCAATTACAGAAAATGGTCCGGATATTTTATCAAAACTTTAA
- the rpsM gene encoding 30S ribosomal protein S13 gives MARIAGVDLPDRKRLEIALTYIYGIGKTRAKEILEKTGIDGKKRVGELTPDELNTIRKFIEQNYKVEGDLRREVAVAIKRLVDMGCYRGIRHRLGLPVRGQRTKTNAKTRRGKRRK, from the coding sequence ATGGCACGTATAGCAGGTGTAGATTTACCGGATAGAAAAAGATTGGAAATTGCTCTTACATATATATATGGTATTGGTAAAACAAGAGCAAAAGAGATATTAGAGAAAACCGGCATTGATGGTAAAAAAAGAGTTGGAGAATTAACTCCGGATGAACTTAACACAATAAGAAAATTTATAGAGCAAAATTACAAAGTGGAAGGTGATTTAAGAAGGGAAGTTGCTGTTGCTATTAAAAGATTAGTAGATATGGGATGTTATAGAGGAATAAGACATAGGCTCGGATTACCTGTAAGAGGTCAAAGAACAAAAACAAATGCAAAAACAAGAAGAGGAAAAAGAAGAAAGTAA
- the rpmJ gene encoding 50S ribosomal protein L36 — MKVKASVKPRCEKCRIIKRNGRVRVICENPKHKQKQG; from the coding sequence ATGAAAGTAAAAGCTTCAGTTAAACCAAGATGTGAAAAATGCAGAATAATAAAAAGAAATGGAAGAGTGAGAGTTATCTGTGAAAATCCAAAGCACAAACAAAAGCAAGGCTAA
- the rpsE gene encoding 30S ribosomal protein S5, which yields MGVKNIERLIEERLKDQPVDISSLQLEEKVVEIRRTTRVMEGGRRFSFSSLVIVGDKNGHVGYGHGKAREVPQAIAKGIADAKKRVIKIPLIEGTIPHDVIGEYESAIILLKPARRGTGVVAGGAVRPVLELLGVTDILAKIIGRTTNPHNTVRAVFDALLKIKAPEDVAKIRGIEEEKILKNYRIYAGGTPVR from the coding sequence ATGGGCGTAAAAAATATTGAAAGATTAATAGAAGAAAGATTAAAAGACCAACCTGTAGATATATCTTCTTTACAATTAGAAGAAAAAGTTGTTGAAATAAGAAGAACAACCCGTGTAATGGAAGGTGGAAGAAGATTTTCATTTAGCTCTCTTGTTATTGTAGGAGACAAAAATGGTCATGTTGGATATGGACATGGAAAAGCCAGAGAAGTACCTCAGGCAATCGCAAAAGGAATAGCAGATGCTAAAAAAAGAGTTATAAAAATACCTCTTATAGAAGGTACAATACCTCATGATGTTATAGGAGAGTATGAATCAGCTATTATTTTATTAAAACCAGCAAGGAGAGGTACAGGTGTTGTTGCCGGTGGAGCAGTTAGACCTGTTTTAGAACTTCTTGGTGTAACTGATATACTTGCTAAAATAATAGGAAGAACAACAAATCCTCATAATACGGTAAGAGCAGTTTTTGATGCACTTTTAAAGATAAAAGCTCCGGAAGATGTTGCAAAAATAAGAGGAATAGAAGAAGAAAAAATCCTTAAAAATTACAGAATATATGCCGGAGGTACACCAGTAAGATGA
- the rpmD gene encoding 50S ribosomal protein L30, whose protein sequence is MKIKVKLIRGLAGKSEKQKQAVKSLGLKKLNDERILEKNPMVCGNIEIAKHLLKVEEIQQ, encoded by the coding sequence ATGAAAATAAAAGTTAAATTAATAAGAGGATTAGCAGGTAAAAGCGAAAAGCAAAAGCAAGCTGTGAAATCTCTTGGATTGAAAAAATTAAATGATGAAAGAATATTAGAAAAAAATCCAATGGTTTGTGGAAATATTGAAATTGCAAAACATCTGTTAAAAGTGGAGGAGATACAACAATGA
- the rpsK gene encoding 30S ribosomal protein S11, with product MAKRRKTVKKVKRTVPYGIVHIQSTFNNTIVTITDKEGNVLTWASGGTEGFKGTRKSTPYAAQMAAQKAAKKAMDEYGLKDVEVWVKGPGAGREPAIRTLQAAGLNIKVIRDVTPIPHNGCRPPSKRRV from the coding sequence ATGGCAAAAAGAAGAAAAACAGTTAAAAAAGTAAAAAGAACCGTTCCTTATGGAATAGTTCATATTCAATCAACATTTAACAATACTATCGTTACAATTACCGATAAAGAAGGTAATGTTTTAACCTGGGCTTCCGGAGGAACTGAAGGTTTTAAAGGAACCAGAAAAAGCACTCCATATGCAGCTCAGATGGCAGCACAGAAAGCAGCTAAAAAAGCTATGGATGAATATGGTTTAAAAGATGTGGAAGTATGGGTAAAAGGACCAGGTGCAGGAAGAGAACCTGCAATAAGAACTCTTCAAGCTGCTGGTTTAAATATTAAAGTAATTAGAGATGTTACTCCTATACCTCACAATGGTTGTCGTCCACCAAGCAAAAGGAGGGTTTAA
- the rplR gene encoding 50S ribosomal protein L18 has translation MAVKTRREGRIIRHKRIRKKIFGTAERPRLSFYRSLNAIYAQIINDEEGKTLISASTIDKDYVAKYGKRGGKSIEDAKRLGEFLAEKALAAGIKTVVFDRGGFIYHGKVKAFADAAREKGLIF, from the coding sequence ATGGCTGTCAAAACAAGAAGAGAAGGAAGAATAATAAGACATAAAAGAATTAGAAAGAAAATTTTCGGAACTGCAGAAAGACCAAGACTTTCTTTTTACAGAAGTTTAAATGCTATTTATGCTCAAATAATCAATGATGAAGAAGGTAAAACATTAATATCTGCTTCAACAATTGATAAAGATTATGTTGCTAAATATGGAAAAAGGGGCGGAAAATCAATAGAAGATGCTAAAAGACTCGGAGAATTTTTAGCAGAAAAAGCATTGGCAGCAGGAATCAAAACAGTTGTTTTTGATAGAGGTGGTTTTATATATCATGGTAAAGTTAAAGCATTTGCTGATGCAGCAAGAGAAAAAGGATTAATCTTTTAA
- the infA gene encoding translation initiation factor IF-1 produces MAKKKEENKEKGIVLEGTVLEALPNAMFKVQLETGHEVLAHVSGKMRMHFIKILPGDKVKVELSPYDLTRGRIIFRM; encoded by the coding sequence ATGGCGAAGAAAAAGGAAGAAAACAAAGAAAAAGGAATAGTGTTAGAAGGAACTGTTTTAGAAGCTTTACCTAATGCTATGTTTAAAGTTCAATTAGAAACAGGGCATGAAGTTTTAGCCCATGTTTCCGGAAAAATGAGAATGCATTTTATTAAGATATTACCTGGAGATAAAGTTAAGGTGGAGTTATCTCCCTATGATTTAACAAGAGGAAGAATTATATTTAGAATGTAA
- the secY gene encoding preprotein translocase subunit SecY, with product MIEKLINVLSIKELRQKFIFTLIIFAVYRLGTHIPVPGVDSAALMHYFNASGGALFNIYNLFSGGALGRLSIFALGVMPYISASIIMQLMTAVIPSLERLQKEEGDYGRWKISQYTRYLTIAIAAAQSFGLSIWISNLKTETGQSLITDSTFLFIITTTITITTGTVLLMWLGEKITEFGIGNGISMIILAGIVATIPTALIRSYELLKVGEISILTAIAAAIIVVVVVAGIVYIQEAERRIPIQYARRNAPSSMASYLPFKLNPSGVIPIIFAVALLIFPVTIAQLFADKVAFARLILDYLSPQSYVYFVLYVGLIIFFAYFYTAILINPQDIADNLRRNGAFIPGVRAGSQTAEYINYVLTRLVFAGSIFLSILAVLPMILIKWLNVPFYFGGTSALIVVVVALDTLHQIEAYLSMKKYETFLKRG from the coding sequence TTGATAGAAAAATTAATAAATGTATTAAGTATAAAAGAATTAAGACAAAAATTTATATTTACCCTTATTATTTTTGCAGTATATAGACTCGGAACCCATATACCGGTTCCTGGAGTTGATTCTGCCGCTTTGATGCATTATTTTAATGCATCAGGTGGTGCATTATTCAATATATATAATTTATTCTCAGGTGGAGCCCTCGGAAGATTATCAATATTCGCTCTTGGAGTTATGCCTTATATATCTGCATCTATCATAATGCAGTTAATGACAGCCGTCATTCCTTCTTTAGAGAGATTACAAAAAGAAGAAGGAGATTACGGTAGGTGGAAAATTTCCCAATATACCAGATATTTAACAATAGCAATTGCTGCTGCCCAATCTTTTGGATTATCTATCTGGATTTCTAATCTAAAAACAGAAACAGGACAATCGTTAATAACAGATTCTACATTCTTATTTATAATAACCACAACAATAACAATAACAACAGGTACAGTTTTACTTATGTGGCTTGGTGAAAAAATCACAGAATTTGGAATAGGTAATGGTATTTCTATGATTATTTTAGCCGGTATTGTTGCTACTATCCCTACTGCATTAATAAGAAGTTATGAATTACTTAAAGTTGGGGAAATCTCTATCTTAACTGCTATTGCTGCTGCTATTATTGTTGTTGTTGTTGTTGCCGGTATAGTGTATATTCAAGAAGCAGAAAGAAGAATACCTATCCAATATGCAAGAAGAAATGCTCCATCATCTATGGCATCTTATTTGCCTTTTAAACTCAATCCATCAGGTGTTATTCCTATAATATTTGCAGTTGCTTTATTAATTTTTCCTGTCACTATTGCTCAGCTTTTTGCAGACAAAGTTGCATTTGCAAGATTAATTTTAGATTATCTATCACCTCAAAGTTATGTATATTTTGTATTATATGTTGGACTTATTATATTCTTTGCTTATTTTTATACTGCTATATTAATCAATCCTCAAGATATAGCAGATAATTTAAGAAGAAACGGTGCTTTTATTCCAGGAGTAAGAGCTGGTTCACAAACTGCAGAATATATAAATTATGTATTAACAAGATTAGTATTTGCCGGTTCTATATTTTTATCAATTTTAGCAGTTTTACCTATGATTTTGATAAAATGGCTTAATGTTCCATTTTATTTTGGGGGAACATCTGCATTAATTGTTGTTGTGGTTGCATTAGATACACTTCATCAGATAGAAGCTTATCTTTCAATGAAAAAATATGAAACGTTTTTAAAAAGAGGTTAG
- the rplF gene encoding 50S ribosomal protein L6, producing MSRIGKKPIPIPSNVDVNIAPDNTVTVKGPKGQLSYKFNSNIIIKKEGNEIIVERKSDDGLSRALHGTTRALLANMVKGVTEGFTEELEIVGIGYRGAVKGNTLELQLGYSHPVIYPIPKDIKIEMEGTNIIKISGIDKQKVGQVAAEIRAFREPDAYKGKGIRYKGEVIKLKAGKTVGKK from the coding sequence ATGTCAAGAATTGGTAAAAAACCTATACCTATTCCATCAAATGTTGATGTAAATATTGCACCGGATAATACAGTAACAGTAAAAGGGCCAAAAGGTCAGTTATCTTATAAATTCAATTCAAATATTATAATCAAAAAAGAAGGAAATGAGATTATAGTTGAAAGAAAATCAGACGATGGTCTTTCAAGAGCATTACATGGAACAACAAGAGCATTACTCGCAAATATGGTAAAAGGTGTAACAGAAGGATTTACAGAAGAACTTGAAATAGTAGGTATAGGATACAGAGGTGCAGTTAAAGGAAATACCTTAGAATTACAACTTGGTTATTCTCACCCAGTTATATATCCTATACCAAAAGATATAAAAATAGAAATGGAAGGAACAAATATAATTAAAATCTCAGGAATAGATAAACAAAAAGTAGGACAGGTTGCTGCAGAGATAAGAGCATTTAGAGAACCTGATGCTTACAAAGGAAAAGGAATTAGATATAAAGGCGAAGTTATTAAATTAAAAGCCGGAAAAACTGTTGGTAAAAAATAA
- the rpsD gene encoding 30S ribosomal protein S4, whose product MGRYLGPLTKVSRRLGVFVGGDLESFQKRNFPPGQHGRTQGRKKLSDYGVRLQEKQKLKYLYGGLREGQFKRYFEEASKKAGNTGLVLLQLLERRLDNVVYRLGFAKTRRQARQLVKHGHFLVNGKKVDIPSYRVDKGDIIELREKSKNISLFKENLESRDPRSVPNWLEIDRENMRGKVVDLPEQIELEIPVNVQYIIEFYSM is encoded by the coding sequence ATGGGTAGATATTTAGGACCTTTAACAAAAGTAAGTAGAAGACTTGGAGTTTTTGTAGGTGGTGATTTAGAATCTTTCCAAAAGAGAAATTTTCCACCTGGACAACATGGAAGAACCCAAGGAAGAAAAAAATTATCTGATTATGGAGTCAGACTTCAAGAAAAACAAAAGTTAAAATATCTTTATGGTGGTTTAAGAGAAGGCCAATTTAAAAGATATTTTGAAGAAGCTTCCAAAAAAGCCGGAAACACAGGATTAGTATTATTACAACTTCTTGAAAGAAGATTAGATAATGTAGTTTATAGACTTGGTTTTGCAAAAACAAGAAGACAAGCAAGACAGCTTGTAAAACACGGACATTTCCTTGTTAATGGCAAAAAAGTAGATATTCCTTCTTACAGAGTTGATAAAGGAGATATTATAGAATTAAGAGAAAAAAGTAAAAATATTTCTTTATTTAAAGAAAATCTTGAAAGTAGAGATCCAAGATCTGTTCCTAATTGGCTTGAAATTGATAGGGAAAATATGAGAGGTAAAGTGGTAGACCTCCCTGAACAAATAGAGCTTGAGATACCTGTAAATGTTCAGTACATCATTGAGTTC